A segment of the Lolium perenne isolate Kyuss_39 chromosome 3, Kyuss_2.0, whole genome shotgun sequence genome:
GAATCGGCATGGAAAAGAACAGTCACCTCGCACGATGGTGCACAGTTGTTAAGCAAGGGTACAAATGGACAAGCAGTAAGGATCGATGGAGGCATATGGACAAGAAGTTTCTTCAAACAGCTTCTGCAGTCATAAGCGGTCATCGAGAACACGATGTGCCTCATCAGTTCATATGAAAACCTTGGCGACAACTTGACTTCAGTGGTTCTTGAGAACAGCTCTGGATTCACCGCTTCGTATAGTGCAAAGCCGTTTTTAGAAGAAGGTAGCTCAAGTTCTAGTGTCGTGATTTCTCTATTGTTTACGAACACTTTCAAGAGTGAATTTAGATTCGGTGATTCTATCCGAAGATTTGTCAAACTAGCAAAGCCATCAACTTGGACAGTTGGACCAAGTTTATCTATGGTGAGTTTCAAAGTAGAAACAGATGGAGTACTCCCTCcttcacagtttattaggcgcgcgcgtacccctaggtcaccaatttaacctatataatttaaattatataatataaaaattatatcattagaaaatagaacatctgaactttccaatgatataatttttataacatataactaatgctaacttgatcaaatttgcgacctaggggtacgcgcgtgccttataaactgtgagagagggagtatCTAAAATGAGGATTTCTGGTCGAACACACTTTAACTCAAGGTAAACCAAGTTGGGGGCATGGATAGCTAAAGACTCTGGAACATTCGATACTTCCCAGTGGCAAGTCTTCAGTTGAGAAAGGTGAATCTTGGGGTTCTTGAGGCCCCCAACTCCAACAAGATTGAGAGTAAGAAGGCAAGGGAAACACTTGTTCAATGTACCGAGGTTCTCGTCATCTAATAAAATGAACTCAAGTGCTAGATGAGTCAGATTTGGCATTATCTTGAGCCCATCAACAGATAGCCGTGCATTTTTCAGCCTCAATTTTAAAAGATTATGACCTGCACGGACACAACTTAATCTGAGATATAGACAGTAAAATATGTACAGTATAATAAAACAGAGTACAAAGTTGATTAAGGCAGATGTGGTCCTAAAGTCCTGAACTGTGCAAGTGGCACATATATCATCATTCACTAGATGTTGAACTAAGCACATTTGCTTAGCTTGTGGGTTTCTCAGACCATTATGAAACGAACAAGTTAAACTTCTGTGTGTTCGACTGTTCGTTTGAGTTAGAAAGGTCAATTTGCACTTATTGGTTGAAACTGCGAAGAGATGTGAATAGGTTCTAATTTTGTCGATGCTATCTACTTCAGTGTCACATTAGAATCAAACAATATCCATAACTGAAAACCAACAGCTACCACGACTCAAATCCATGAGAACATGCTTAACTGGTCCCCTGCATATTGCAGAACAGGGTGTGATATCATCAAATTTCCTTATTCCTAAACCGTTTGAAAATTATTTCTAATATGTGCTTACATGCGCACTATACAAGCATAAATTATCCTGTTTCCAGTGGTCCCATTTTCTCTACCAGCAAAAATAGCTAAGAACTTCAGCCTGAAACTCAGTTTATTATTAGAGTCTCTTATTGTTACACAAATCAATTCTAACTCAACTTCTTTATTACTCTAGAAAACACTCATTGTTCAAACGCAAATTTAGCTTCAATTTCAGTTTTTAGCGCATGATTCAACATATACAATAGTCAATTTAGCTCAAAGTTCAAATGTAGCTGAAATTTACTATCAATGTGAGAAAGAGAGATACTAACAGAAGTGGGAGATGACAGGGAGAGCCTCCGCCTTCAGCCAGCGTGGCGGCGGCGAGAAGTCGGCGACATCCACCTCTTGGAGAGTAGGACCTGCAGAAACTGGTAGCTCAAGATCTAGTGTCCTGATATTTCGACTGCTTGTAAACAGCTGCAGGAGGGAATCTAGATCAAGCGACTCGATCCGAAGATTTGTCAAACTCACAAGGCCATCAGCTTGGACAGTTGGGCCAAGCTTATGAATGGTGAGTTTCAAAGTAGACACTGATGGAATGTCTAAGATGAGGATTTCCGGGTGAACACACTTTAAATCGAGATAAACCAATTTAGGCGCGTGGATAGCTAGAGACCGCGGAATATTTGATACCTCCCAGCAGCAAGTCTTCAGTTGGGGAAGGTCAATTTTCGGGTCCTTAAGCCCTCCGACTCCAATAAGGTTGAGAGTCTCAAGGCAAGGGAAACATCTATTCAGTGCGCTGAGGTCCTCGTCATCTAATCTAATGAACTCAAGTGCCAGATGAGTCAGAGTTGGCATTATCTTGAGCCGAGCAACAGATAGCCATGCATTTTTCAGCTTCAGTTTAACGAGATTATGACCTGCATGAGAAAATTTAGTGTGAGATGCAAGAAGTGTTACCAAGTTAAACGGTTAAATATGTAGAATATAATAAAGTACAAAAACGGGTACCGCGGATGTGGCTTAACTGTGCAGAAGGTATATACTGTACATCTGAACACATCATCATCTACTAAATACTGAAACAGCTGTATTTGCTTAGTTACTGAGATTCCAAACCAATACCGCTGGTGAACCAAAGCATATTCAGCTGGCTTGTGTTTGTTCATCGGGTTAATGAAATGGGCAAATATCACGTTTGCATTCAAATTGGGCTGCTACAGAGACGTGAATACATTCTCTTGTTTTTAATAGCCCTGCTGTTGCTACCCAGAAAAACTAGCTATGCACTTCAGCACGAAACAGAGTTTATTTGGTGAAACAAATTCAGTAAACAAGCCATTCTCCAACATGTTCCCCAAGCAGATTTCTTATCTTCTTTACAAACCCTCAATGGCGAAACACAAATTCAGCTCGAGGTCCAGTTTTTAGAGCAACGCGGCGTATAATTTGACAGCAAGATTAGCTCAAAGTTCAATTCTGACCCGAAATGAAATGTACTCTCAGttttggagagagaaagagaCTGACATAGGCGGGAGATGACGGGAAGCGCCTCCGCCTTCCGCCAGCACGACTGCGGCCAGAAGTCGGCGATGTCCACCTCCCGGAGGGCGGGACCAGCGGCAGTTGCCGCCCACGACGCCACGGACTCCCCGGTGGTGAGGTGCAGGTCGTCGCCCTCGTCGAACTCCCCTTCCTCCACCCACATCGCGTCGTCGGGGAAACCATGCCCCTCGGACGCGTCGAGCGCGAGGGAGCGAAGGTACGGCCCGATGAGCGCGGCGAAGTTCGCGGCGGCCGAGCGGAAGGCGGCTCCCCCGTCCCCAACCACGccctcgcggcggcggcggcgtgcgcgGGCGGCCGCGCTGAGGCTCACCCGCGGGCAGTGGTAGGAGGCGGCGAGGAGCGCGCGCGAGGCGAGGCGGCAAGCCGCGAGGTCCCCGGTGTCGGCGACGCGGCCGAGGACGTCGGCGAGGATCGCCGCCGGGAGGGGGTCGAGGGGATCGCCGGCCTCTGACATGTCTGAACCTCTGAGGTAGCTTCCGTCGTGCTGGCTCCTACTGAATGGTAGAAGCTGGAAACGTCAAAGCAGCTTCAGCTTcgtgtgatttttttttttttttttttttttttgagcgggGGAAACGGCCTTTATTAATCAGAGGTAATCGATACAAGGAATCCCTCTGGCGGCCTAACTAGCCACACCCAGCGGCCTGGTGCATCATAAACTGCACTCCTAGCTAAACAGTGTGCTTCTTTATTCGAAATCCTAGCTTCGTGGCGGAACTCAAGAGCATCAAAGTCGCCCTTAGACTCCCTAATTTCTCTCACAATGTGAGCATAACTGCCGAGAGTTCCCTCGGCCAAACTAGTGACAACATTCATGCAGTCCGTTGCCACCATAATCCTCCTGACGTGTATGTCCTTTGCCAGGGCGCAAGCCTCCCTGCAAGCCACAGCCTCCAGAATCTCAGCGCTGGATTTTCCGGGGAGCACGAGCGTCGATGCCCCCATAAACACTCCATTCTCCGTCCTGGCTATTGCCGCCACCGTGCCTCGACCGCCATTCTTGCCCACCGCAGCGTCAACATTGATTTTGATCATCCCCCTTGGTGGCGGGATCCATCCCGGTGTCCGCTGCTCCGGGGCGGTAGCTGGCTTTTTCTTCCTCAGATCCTCGCACTTTTTCAGGTCCGATACAAAACTCTCCACGAACAGGTGAACCGAAAGAGGGCTCTGAAAAATCTGCTCGTGTATCGCCTTTCTTCTTGCGTGCCATATAGCCCAT
Coding sequences within it:
- the LOC127341499 gene encoding uncharacterized protein isoform X4, with amino-acid sequence MSEAGDPLDPLPAAILADVLGRVADTGDLAACRLASRALLAASYHCPRVSLSAAARARRRRREGVVGDGGAAFRSAAANFAALIGPYLRSLALDASEGHGFPDDAMWVEEGEFDEGDDLHLTTGESVASWAATAAGPALREVDIADFWPQSCWRKAEALPVISRLCHNLVKLKLKNAWLSVARLKIMPTLTHLALEFIRLDDEDLSALNRCFPCLETLNLIGVGGLKDPKIDLPQLKTCCWEVSNIPRSLAIHAPKLVYLDLKCVHPEILILDIPSVSTLKLTIHKLGPTVQADGLVSLTNLRIESLDLDSLLQLFTSSRNIRTLDLELPVSAGPTLQEVDVADFSPPPRWLKAEALPVISHFCHNLLKLRLKNARLSVDGLKIMPNLTHLALEFILLDDENLGTLNKCFPCLLTLNLVGVGGLKNPKIHLSQLKTCHWEVSNVPESLAIHAPNLVYLELKCVRPEILILDTPSVSTLKLTIDKLGPTVQVDGFASLTNLRIESPNLNSLLKVFVNNREITTLELELPSSKNGFALYEAVNPELFSRTTEVKLSPRFSYELMRHIVFSMTAYDCRSCLKKLLVHMPPSILTACPFVPLLNNCAPSCEVTVLFHADSSCNARQAAASVWPLGFPDITWQCGTWQ
- the LOC127341499 gene encoding F-box/LRR-repeat protein At4g29420 isoform X3, whose protein sequence is MSEAGDPLDPLPAAILADVLGRVADTGDLAACRLASRALLAASYHCPRVSLSAAARARRRRREGVVGDGGAAFRSAAANFAALIGPYLRSLALDASEGHGFPDDAMWVEEGEFDEGDDLHLTTGESVASWAATAAGPALREVDIADFWPQSCWRKAEALPVISRLCHNLVKLKLKNAWLSVARLKIMPTLTHLALEFIRLDDEDLSALNRCFPCLETLNLIGVGGLKDPKIDLPQLKTCCWEVSNIPRSLAIHAPKLVYLDLKCVHPEILILDIPSVSTLKLTIHKLGPTVQADGLVSLTNLRIESLDLDSLLQLFTMFVNNREITTLELELPSSKNGFALYEAVNPELFSRTTEVKLSPRFSYELMRHIVFSMTAYDCRSCLKKLLVHMPPSILTACPFVPLLNNCAPSCEVTVLFHADSSCNARQAAASVWPLGFPDITWQCGTWQ
- the LOC127341499 gene encoding F-box/LRR-repeat protein At4g29420 isoform X2, with product MSEAGDPLDPLPAAILADVLGRVADTGDLAACRLASRALLAASYHCPRVSLSAAARARRRRREGVVGDGGAAFRSAAANFAALIGPYLRSLALDASEGHGFPDDAMWVEEGEFDEGDDLHLTTGESVASWAATAAGPALREVDIADFWPQSCWRKAEALPVISRLCHNLVKLKLKNAWLSVARLKIMPTLTHLALEFIRLDDEDLSALNRCFPCLETLNLIGVGGLKDPKIDLPQLKTCCWEVLLSKRWMSPTSRRRHAG
- the LOC127341499 gene encoding F-box/LRR-repeat protein At4g29420 isoform X1, with protein sequence MSEAGDPLDPLPAAILADVLGRVADTGDLAACRLASRALLAASYHCPRVSLSAAARARRRRREGVVGDGGAAFRSAAANFAALIGPYLRSLALDASEGHGFPDDAMWVEEGEFDEGDDLHLTTGESVASWAATAAGPALREVDIADFWPQSCWRKAEALPVISRLCHNLVKLKLKNAWLSVARLKIMPTLTHLALEFIRLDDEDLSALNRCFPCLETLNLIGVGGLKDPKIDLPQLKTCCWEVSNIPRSLAIHAPKLVYLDLKCVHPEILILDIPSVSTLKLTIHKLGPTVQADGLVLLSKRWMSPTSRRRHAG